A single region of the Anguilla rostrata isolate EN2019 chromosome 11, ASM1855537v3, whole genome shotgun sequence genome encodes:
- the LOC135235202 gene encoding F-box only protein 44-like, whose amino-acid sequence MKSGTADHADRRSPSSQMHAAGRKRKRIETFGVNKKYRGMGQSVGPVSNSASSSQEEGYSGMLSVFPAPVLEEVFVNVPPEEVVCVCRLVCREWKEVADSAALWRERCRRDRFRPHDITRPPTDWRLFYFLCKKRRNLLKNPSADEGFNGWQILENGGHEWSIEPLSEPRPDGTATEYFVTSYYTCTKCQLIDLVKEGYSQSFMDEIQPDIVISDWYAPRWDCGSMYEICVELLSRNKKVIRKFCPEPVYFEQWNDQKWQQMTHVFRDYGRGVRFVRFCNGGKDTQGWAGWYGIRVTNSSVEICPSAPV is encoded by the exons ATGAAAAGCGGGACAGCGGATCATGCAGATCGCAG ATCCCCTTCATCGCAGATGCATGCAGCAGGCCGCAAGAGAAAACGAATAGAAACCTTCGGCGTCAATAAAAAGTACAGGGGAATGGGTCAGTCTGTTGGCCCTGTCTCTAACTCGGCTTCTTCCTCGCAAGAAGAGGGG taTTCGGGGATGTTGTCTGTGTTCCCCGCTCCTGTGCTGGAGGAGGTGTTTGTGAACGTTCCGCCcgaggaggtggtgtgtgtgtgtcggctgGTGTGCCGGGAGTGGAAGGAGGTGGCCGACAGCGCCGCCTTGTGGCGGGAGAGGTGCAGGCGGGACAGGTTTCGGCCCCATGACATCACCAGACCCCCCACTGACTGGCGGCTCTTTTACTTCCTGTGCAAAAAGAGGCGGAACCTGCTAAAAAACCCCAGCGCtgatg AGGGATTCAACGGATGGCAGATTTTGGAGAACGGGGGCCATGAGTGGAGCATAGAGCCTTTATCTGAGCCTCGCCCTGACGGAACGGCCACTGAGTATTTTGTTACTTCCTACTA TACCTGTACGAAGTGCCAGCTAATAGACCTGGTGAAGGAGGGATACAGTCAGTCGTTCATGGATGAGATTCAGCCTGATATTGTCATATCTGACTG gtacGCACCCCGCTGGGACTGTGGAAGCATGTATGAGATTTGTGTGGAGCTGCTCAGCCGAAACAAGAAGGTCATCCGTAAGTTCTGTCCAGAACCCGTCTACTTTGAGCAGTGGAATGACCAGAAGTGGCAACAG ATGACCCACGTGTTCCGGGACTACGGGCGGGGCGTGCGTTTCGTCAGGTTCTGTAACGGGGGGAAGGACACGCAGGGCTGGGCCGGCTGGTACGGGATCCGGGTCACCAACAGCAGCGTGGAGATCTGCCCCTCAGCGCCTGTCTGA
- the thap3 gene encoding THAP domain-containing protein 3 — protein sequence MPKSCSAYNCTNRYNSKNPDLTFHRFPFSKPSVLKEWLHNIGREDFQPKRHMVICSHHFTPESFSGLGNRKNLLWNAVPTLFTFPASSPKRKKSRKKCKKDVTLGFQQWEEMLLDETNCQQEPGPQEIAAPVLASKDEHIAEQQLTSLTQDCGSCDHSYALSDACETKVRLFSTLDANRRLRQRLKVKCQAIRHLRLKLWDARRELAGLRAGRDCVRTSATRADGGGHRK from the exons ATGCCGAAGAGTTGTTCTGCATACAACTGCACAAATAGATACAACAGTAAGAATCCGGATCTCACGTTTCATAG GTTCCCCTTCAGTAAGCCTTCTGTGCTTAAAGAATGGCTTCACAACATCGGGCGCGAGGACTTCCAGCCTAAGCGACACATGGTCATCTGTTCGCACCATTTCACCCCGGAGAGCTTCAGCGGCCTCGGGAACAGGAAGAACCTGCTGTGGAACGCGGTTCCCACCCTGTTCACCTTCCCCGCGTCCTCTCCAAAA agaaaaaagtccagaaaaaagtgtaaaaaagaTGTTACCTTGGGATTTCAACAATGGGAGGAGATGTTATTGGACGAGACGAATTGCCAACAGGAGCCAGGTCCACAGGAAATTGCTGCACCTGTTTTAGCAAGCAAAGACGAGCACATAGCTGAACAGCAGCTGACGTCTCTCACGCAG GActgtgggtcatgtgaccacagctACGCGCTCTCTGACGCCTGTGAGACGAAGGTCCGCCTCTTCAGCACGCTGGACGCCAACAGACGGCTTCGCcagaggttaaaggtcaagTGCCAAGCGATCCGCCATTTGAGGTTAAAGCTGTGGGACGCCCGGCGTGAGCTGGCCGGCCTCCGGGCAGGACGGGACTGCGTTCGGACTTCCGCCACGCGCGCGGACGGCGggggacacaggaagtga